The Streptomyces camelliae genome window below encodes:
- a CDS encoding threonine synthase, whose product MIRKIRGSATGPDKLVRYFCLLCGKEHPESPRTRCTACAGALDAFYDLDQAAVPQSRQGPDPLQHYFSLLPLRDRASARWGGEGNTPCFEVPELAAALGIGRLFFKDESVNPTRSTKDRVASLCLSRFAELGVRELVLSSTGNTSTAYARAAGLFPGFTLHIFVGREFVNRLNYPDHPNVTTHVVDGEFVTAGKVAQRFARESGLFWEGGFFNLARREGLKLAYLEAFDQMPVEPDFVFQAVSSGMGLLGAFKGAVEYRELGRLSKVPAFMAVQQASCAPMAHAFGEGAERIAPHHVIRNPTGLAYAILRGDPTGTYPYIRDLCLQSGGRILAAEEDRIRRARQMLVDTAGVRVCFASATALAGVLRAAETGALTRDSVALVNLTGGDRPVAQMPMSTKTWTEEGAPV is encoded by the coding sequence TTGATCCGCAAGATACGCGGCTCGGCGACCGGACCGGACAAGCTGGTCCGCTACTTCTGCCTGCTGTGCGGCAAGGAGCACCCCGAATCACCGCGCACCCGCTGCACCGCCTGTGCCGGCGCCCTGGACGCGTTCTACGACCTGGACCAGGCGGCCGTACCCCAGTCCCGTCAGGGACCGGACCCGCTCCAGCACTACTTCTCCCTGCTGCCGCTGCGCGACCGGGCGTCGGCCCGCTGGGGCGGGGAGGGCAACACCCCCTGCTTCGAGGTGCCGGAACTCGCCGCCGCGCTCGGGATCGGACGGCTGTTCTTCAAGGACGAGTCGGTCAACCCGACCCGGTCGACCAAGGACCGGGTGGCCTCCCTGTGCCTGTCCCGCTTCGCCGAACTGGGCGTCCGTGAACTCGTGCTGTCCTCCACCGGCAACACCTCCACCGCCTACGCACGGGCGGCCGGGCTGTTCCCCGGCTTCACCCTGCACATCTTCGTCGGCCGCGAGTTCGTCAATCGGCTCAACTACCCGGACCACCCGAACGTGACCACGCACGTCGTGGACGGCGAGTTCGTCACGGCCGGCAAGGTCGCCCAGCGGTTCGCACGGGAGAGCGGACTGTTCTGGGAAGGCGGCTTCTTCAACCTGGCCCGCCGGGAAGGGCTGAAGCTCGCCTATCTGGAGGCGTTCGACCAGATGCCGGTCGAGCCGGACTTCGTCTTCCAGGCCGTCAGCAGTGGCATGGGCCTGCTCGGCGCCTTCAAGGGGGCCGTGGAATACCGGGAGTTGGGGCGCCTGAGCAAGGTGCCCGCCTTCATGGCCGTACAGCAGGCGAGCTGCGCCCCCATGGCGCACGCGTTCGGCGAGGGCGCCGAACGGATCGCCCCGCACCATGTGATCAGGAACCCGACGGGCCTGGCCTACGCGATCCTGCGCGGCGACCCGACCGGCACCTACCCGTACATCAGGGATCTGTGTCTGCAGAGCGGCGGGCGGATCCTCGCCGCCGAGGAGGACCGGATCCGGCGGGCGCGACAGATGCTCGTCGACACGGCCGGCGTCCGTGTCTGCTTTGCCAGCGCCACGGCACTCGCCGGCGTGCTGCGGGCCGCCGAGACGGGTGCCCTGACCCGGGACTCGGTCGCGCTGGTCAATCTGACCGGCGGGGACCGCCCGGTCGCCCAGATGCCCATGTCCACCAAGACCTGGACCGAGGAAGGTGCTCCGGTATGA